The following are encoded together in the Planococcus antarcticus DSM 14505 genome:
- the trpE gene encoding anthranilate synthase component I, translating to MSMEMKTRKIDGDSLTPIAVFNRLAGERKCLLESSLKTSVTGRYSFIGANPSIGYIGNGQRLREIDFRTGIEQVHDGKPLELIKRLMPRYDAEVEGLPFTGGALGYIGYDAIQVYEPIKKPKEDSLQMPDIHLQIYETIVVFDHVKNDVTILTFEDKLDEIEQQLAVPEKTAIATDQDSLQFDSKTSDAFFRKQVEQAKDHIRKGDVFQLVLSQRLSASYKGDAFALYRKLRKQNPSPYQFFIDFDGYAVVGASPESLLTIRDSHMVTNPIAGTRKRGKTVDEDNRLAEELAGDEKEQAEHKMLVDLSRNDVGRVAQIGTVEVPKYMVIEKYQHVMHLVSEVTGELDKKMHPLDALVSCLPAGTVSGAPKVRAMQLIQEFEEERRGVYGGAIGYLGFNGNLDVALAIRTFVVKDEMVHVQAGAGIVFDSDPQAEYEETLHKARSLTEVFG from the coding sequence ATGAGTATGGAAATGAAGACGAGAAAAATTGATGGAGATTCTTTGACGCCGATTGCGGTGTTTAACCGATTAGCAGGAGAACGCAAATGCCTGCTTGAAAGTTCATTGAAAACAAGTGTCACAGGCCGTTATTCCTTTATTGGAGCAAACCCATCCATCGGCTATATCGGTAACGGTCAGCGGTTGCGGGAAATCGATTTTCGGACAGGTATTGAACAAGTTCATGACGGCAAACCTTTGGAACTAATTAAAAGGTTAATGCCCCGTTATGATGCGGAAGTGGAAGGCCTTCCTTTTACAGGGGGTGCCCTCGGCTATATCGGCTATGATGCCATTCAGGTTTACGAGCCAATTAAAAAACCGAAAGAAGATAGCTTGCAGATGCCCGATATTCATCTGCAGATCTATGAAACCATCGTGGTATTCGACCATGTAAAAAATGATGTGACGATTTTGACGTTTGAAGACAAGCTCGATGAAATTGAACAGCAATTGGCCGTTCCGGAAAAAACAGCTATTGCAACAGATCAGGATTCTCTACAATTCGATTCCAAAACTAGCGATGCCTTTTTCCGTAAACAGGTAGAGCAGGCAAAAGATCATATTCGTAAAGGGGATGTCTTCCAATTGGTGCTGTCTCAGCGCCTGTCTGCGAGTTATAAAGGGGATGCTTTTGCGCTGTACCGGAAATTGCGCAAGCAAAATCCGTCTCCCTATCAATTCTTCATCGATTTTGACGGCTATGCTGTTGTAGGAGCTTCACCTGAAAGTCTGCTGACGATTCGGGACAGCCACATGGTGACCAACCCAATCGCTGGGACCCGTAAACGCGGCAAAACTGTAGATGAAGATAACCGTTTGGCAGAAGAGTTGGCTGGCGATGAAAAAGAGCAGGCGGAACACAAAATGCTGGTAGATCTCAGTCGCAACGACGTAGGGCGGGTGGCGCAGATTGGGACTGTTGAAGTGCCGAAATACATGGTCATCGAGAAATACCAGCACGTTATGCACTTGGTATCGGAAGTGACAGGGGAGCTCGATAAAAAAATGCACCCATTAGATGCTTTGGTATCCTGTCTGCCCGCGGGTACGGTCTCTGGTGCTCCAAAAGTGCGAGCCATGCAATTGATACAGGAATTTGAAGAAGAGCGCAGAGGAGTCTATGGAGGAGCTATTGGCTACTTAGGATTCAACGGCAATCTCGACGTCGCACTGGCAATCCGCACCTTTGTGGTTAAAGATGAAATGGTCCATGTCCAAGCGGGGGCAGGCATCGTCTTTGACTCGGATCCACAGGCGGAATATGAAGAAACGCTGCATAAAGCTCGCTCACTTACGGAGGTGTTTGGATGA
- a CDS encoding anthranilate synthase component II: protein MILLIDHYDSFTYNIYQAVAAMGVEVEVVRYGVLTVDEIKAKNPQAIILSPGPGHPLELPESMELIQQLHRSIPILGICLGQQLIGAAFGGKVIQAPVIRHGKVSQVSHNYQGLFKNMPLPLPVMRYHSLVLEPETLAGCLEVQSRALDDETIMAVKHREYPVYGIQFHPESIGTPDGVELMKEFIVLVNQEAASQR, encoded by the coding sequence ATGATCCTGTTAATCGATCATTACGATTCGTTTACTTATAACATTTATCAGGCAGTTGCTGCTATGGGCGTTGAAGTTGAAGTGGTCCGTTACGGCGTTTTAACAGTCGATGAAATCAAAGCGAAAAACCCACAAGCCATTATCCTTTCACCTGGACCTGGCCATCCACTGGAATTGCCCGAATCGATGGAGCTGATCCAGCAACTGCACCGCTCCATTCCAATTCTAGGCATTTGTCTGGGACAGCAGTTAATTGGAGCGGCGTTTGGCGGCAAAGTCATCCAAGCTCCCGTTATCCGACACGGAAAAGTGTCGCAAGTGTCACATAATTATCAGGGATTGTTTAAAAACATGCCGTTGCCCTTGCCGGTTATGCGCTATCATTCGCTTGTGTTGGAACCGGAAACGTTGGCAGGATGTCTAGAGGTCCAGTCGCGGGCGCTCGATGATGAGACGATCATGGCCGTGAAACATCGAGAATATCCAGTTTATGGAATCCAATTCCACCCTGAATCGATTGGGACACCAGATGGAGTGGAACTGATGAAAGAATTTATTGTGCTAGTAAATCAGGAAGCAGCAAGCCAACGATAA